In Macrotis lagotis isolate mMagLag1 chromosome 8, bilby.v1.9.chrom.fasta, whole genome shotgun sequence, a single genomic region encodes these proteins:
- the PAGR1 gene encoding PAXIP1-associated glutamate-rich protein 1 isoform X1, producing the protein MPGSGVGSPGAPRLSVTWGFLPRSSGAMEALAAAGAAAEPGEGEVTCGLEALNVEDPAAGAPARTDPAPGAEEEEEEEEEGRERAGEEVQVEVETEEPALEEARGEAAGTSEDEEDEEDEEDGKGDWCVPCSDEELELPQDGAPWMPPPAEIRRLYELLATRGTLELQAEVLPRRPPTPEVQSEEEKSDEEPEAEEEEEEKPHVPTEFDFDDEPTTPKDSLIDRRRTPGSSARSQKREARLDKVLSDMKRHKKLEEQILRTGRDLFSLDSEEPSPSSTPVRPTGGGLFLRQRKY; encoded by the exons ATGCCCGGCTCGGGGGTGGGGAGCCCCGGGGCCCCCCGGCTGTCAGTCACCTGGGGCTTCCTCCCCCGCAGCTCCGGGGCCATGGAGGCCTTGGCGGCGGCCGGGGCCGCGGCGGAGCCCGGGGAAGGGGAGGTGACCTGCGGCCTGGAGGCCTTGAACGTGGAGGACCCTGCTGCGGGGGCCCCGGCCCGGACTGACCCGGCCCCGggggcggaggaggaggaggaggaggaggaggagggaagggagcgGGCCGGAGAGGAAGTCCAGGTGGAGGTGGAAACGGAGGAGCCCGCCCTGGAAGAGGCCCGCGGGGAGGCGGCCGGTACGTCCGAGGACGAGGAGGACGAGGAGGACGAGGAGGACGGCAAGGGGGACTGGTGTGTGCCCTGCAGTGATGAAGAGCTCGAGCTACCCCAGGATGGGGCGCCCTGGATGCCGCCCCCCGCCGAAATAAGAAGGCTCTACGAGTTGCTGGCCACCCGCGGGACCCTGGAGCTCCAGGCTGAGGTTCTGCCCCGAAGGCCCCCCACCCCGGAGGTCCAGAGTGAGGAGGAGAAGTCAGACGAAGAGCCtgaggcagaggaggaggaggaagaaaa ACCTCACGTGCCCACAGAATTTGACTTTGATGATGAGCCCACGACGCCCAAGGATTCTCTGATTGACCGGAGGCGGACCCCAG GGAGCTCGGCCCGGAGCCAGAAGCGCGAGGCCCGCCTGGACAAGGTGCTGTCGGACATGAAGCGGCACAAGAAGCTGGAGGAGCAGATCCTCCGCACCGGCCGGGACCTCTTCAGCCTGGACTCGGAGGAGCCCTCGCCTTCCAGCACTCCGGTCCGGCCCACCGGGGGGGGCCTCTTCTTGAGGCAGAGGAAATACTGA
- the PAGR1 gene encoding PAXIP1-associated glutamate-rich protein 1 isoform X2: MEALAAAGAAAEPGEGEVTCGLEALNVEDPAAGAPARTDPAPGAEEEEEEEEEGRERAGEEVQVEVETEEPALEEARGEAAGTSEDEEDEEDEEDGKGDWCVPCSDEELELPQDGAPWMPPPAEIRRLYELLATRGTLELQAEVLPRRPPTPEVQSEEEKSDEEPEAEEEEEEKPHVPTEFDFDDEPTTPKDSLIDRRRTPGSSARSQKREARLDKVLSDMKRHKKLEEQILRTGRDLFSLDSEEPSPSSTPVRPTGGGLFLRQRKY; the protein is encoded by the exons ATGGAGGCCTTGGCGGCGGCCGGGGCCGCGGCGGAGCCCGGGGAAGGGGAGGTGACCTGCGGCCTGGAGGCCTTGAACGTGGAGGACCCTGCTGCGGGGGCCCCGGCCCGGACTGACCCGGCCCCGggggcggaggaggaggaggaggaggaggaggagggaagggagcgGGCCGGAGAGGAAGTCCAGGTGGAGGTGGAAACGGAGGAGCCCGCCCTGGAAGAGGCCCGCGGGGAGGCGGCCGGTACGTCCGAGGACGAGGAGGACGAGGAGGACGAGGAGGACGGCAAGGGGGACTGGTGTGTGCCCTGCAGTGATGAAGAGCTCGAGCTACCCCAGGATGGGGCGCCCTGGATGCCGCCCCCCGCCGAAATAAGAAGGCTCTACGAGTTGCTGGCCACCCGCGGGACCCTGGAGCTCCAGGCTGAGGTTCTGCCCCGAAGGCCCCCCACCCCGGAGGTCCAGAGTGAGGAGGAGAAGTCAGACGAAGAGCCtgaggcagaggaggaggaggaagaaaa ACCTCACGTGCCCACAGAATTTGACTTTGATGATGAGCCCACGACGCCCAAGGATTCTCTGATTGACCGGAGGCGGACCCCAG GGAGCTCGGCCCGGAGCCAGAAGCGCGAGGCCCGCCTGGACAAGGTGCTGTCGGACATGAAGCGGCACAAGAAGCTGGAGGAGCAGATCCTCCGCACCGGCCGGGACCTCTTCAGCCTGGACTCGGAGGAGCCCTCGCCTTCCAGCACTCCGGTCCGGCCCACCGGGGGGGGCCTCTTCTTGAGGCAGAGGAAATACTGA